From one Triticum urartu cultivar G1812 chromosome 3, Tu2.1, whole genome shotgun sequence genomic stretch:
- the LOC125544571 gene encoding protein SPEAR3-like: MSGNNFGDSMGWGRSSGSRKGKRGGGSSGGSGADKPKQPQRGLGVAQLEKIRLQSEMAEYLHPLGGQPPSLIHRTASLNLEDTRASTSSLSSSPSSPFHATAVSSAFPVHPNFGLAYAERGDARYGEFQTPIVRSPSSNTIYGPPHYAHPGVTLPLFAPEESTGLRGHHDRSRSADSTSMNSDDPEDVDLELKL; the protein is encoded by the exons ATGAGTGGGAACAACTTTGGGGACAGCATGGGGTGGGGTAGATCGTCCGGCTCCAGGAAGGGCAAgagaggcggcggcagcagcggcggcagTGGCGCCGACAAGCCGAAGCAGCCGCAGCGGGGGCTCGGCGTGGCGCAGCTCGAGAAGATTAGGTTACAGAGCGAAATGGCTGAGTACCTCCATCCTCTTGGTGGTCAGCCACCCAGCTTGATCCACAGAACGGCCAGCCTCAATTTG GAGGATACGCGGGCGTCAACGTCCTCGCTCTCATCGTCCCCATCGTCCCCCTTCCATGCTACCGCCGTCTCGTCGGCCTTCCCGGTCCATCCGAATTTCGGG TTAGCATATGCGGAGAGAGGAGACGCGCGATACGGTGAATTCCAGACTCCCATCGTCAG ATCTCCAAGCAGCAACACTATCTACGGGCCACCACATTACGCGCATCCTGGTGTCACATTGCCACTGTTTGCACCAGAG GAATCTACCGGTCTGAGAGGGCACCATGACCGGAGCCGGTCGGCTGATTCGACGAGTATGAACTCCGACGATCCAGAAGACGTGGATCTCGAGCTCAAGCTATGA